The genomic region CCGTCGTTTTAACAGGAAACGTATAGCTCTCCCAATCAATTGATTCGCCGGCGTCGACGATCCGTGATGGTTCCTCACTGTCGACGATAAGTCCTCCGACTGCCGCCTTGTGCTCCCGTGACACTCTGACCAGCGTTTCCACATAATACGAATCGATCAGCGTATCGTTGTTCATCATGAGCACTACGTCTTCATCCGACGTTCGGTGTTCCAACGCATACTCGATCCCGACGCGCATCGCCCCCGTCCACCACAGCTCCCTGTCTCCTCGTATCAGGACAACGGAGGGATATTCCCGCTTGATGGCGTCCTCTGTTCCATCGCTTGAGCCTCCGTCCGCGACGATGATGACCAGCCTGGAGTAGGATTGTGCCTGCAAGCACCGCAGGCAGTCTCGGGTCAGCGCCAGGCGATTGAATACGGGAATGACCGCGAACACGGTGGGGCGGCTTGATTTCTTCGTAGCAGTCTCGCTCATATCAGGCCAGACGGAAGTTCCCGGCGTTCATGATCGGAGCCGAATTGCATGGTCGACGCTCGGAGACATCGCCTCAGCGGGTTCACGCAGCTGATTCACACAGCTGAGCACATGATGCGTCGCCATGGACTCACCGGGTATCGAGACAGCACTCGTCCACACATGAATGGCATTCGTCCGACAGCCTGTCGCATCACGCTCGACCGCGTCGTGCGGCCATCAGCCCGATGAACTGCTCATGCAGTTGGCCCAATCGATGCACACTGACGAAGCTATGTTCGTAAAGATAATTCTGCAGGAAGCGATATCGACTGCGGTCCCGTCTCAGGACACCACGAACCACGTCGAGACAGAGGGCTCTGATCGTCCGAACGGCTTCCTTGAGCACGTCCGTCACAGTCGCAAGGTCACGCACCCCTTCGTGGATGAGCCGATGCCAAGCGTGCCCCATGACGAACATCTGATGCAGCTTCCACCGAAGCGTCATCTTTTTCCTTGATACGAGGTGGTGCACATACAACTCAGGCTCATAGCGAATGGCCAGCCCCGCACGATGTTCACGGGCATGTCGCTGAAATCGCACTTCCTCGCCGTAGCCCAAATCATTCCCCGCCATGCCGAAGCGAGGGTTGAAACCGCCAAGTCCCTGAAGCAACCGGCGGTTGATGAACATATTGGCCCCGTCCAAATACTCTTGATCCGTAAGTGCACGGCTGACATCGCCTTGGACATGACTTCCATACTCGTCTCGAAACCACTTCGGCTTTTCCGTGTCATAAAAGGCGAAGTACGGCCCGCCGAAGATGAGAGCCTTTTCCTTTTCAATCACTCGGACGGCCGTTGCAAGCCAGCCAGCCGTGACTTTGCAGTCGTCGTCCAGATAGGCGACGTACTCGCCGCGAGCCTCCTCATATCCGCGATTTCTCGCGAACGAAAGTCCTTGCTTCGACTCGAACACATAGCGCACCGTCGCCGGCCCATGCTGCCACTGCCCCACCACCTGTGCAGTGTCATCGGTCGAATTATTGTCGACGACCAGGATCTCATAGCGACTGCCTTCAAGCGTTTGGGCGCAGACCGTTTGCAACGCGCCGGCCAATAATCCCGCTCGGTTGTATGTGCAAATGACGACGGTAATGAGAGGATCGGTCATAGGCGGCGCCTGGTGTCGCGCTCATTTATCGCGGGTCTGACCACGGGCCGGAGTAGGCTCTTCATACGCTTCCAATATCCCCTCCCCATGAACTTCATCACGAACGGCCCATCCAGCTGCAGGAGCGTGCCGGCTAGTCCGGCTCGCCAGAGTTCGATCGGAGAAGAACCGGTTAGCGAAGACAACACTCGCTCCACCACGCTGCGGCATATCTCTGCCATGTCGCCGGACCGGGAGGAATGTACACGAACAAAAGCGGATAATATCCGTAGATACAGCGCGCACACATGACGATCAGACGCAACGAGACGATCAGGCCACCGGTTGTACCACTGGCGCAGTGTCCGGAGGTTTTCGCGGTTGATCAATTCGTCACCAAGCAACTCATCAATCGCTTGTGCGGCAATGTTGTCGGCACTGTCTTGTTGAGCCGCCCGTGAAGTGGCTTCGATGTTCCTGTCATGAGATCGATAGGCGACCAGGGGAACCTCGAGATTTTCCGCCTTCGCGGATCTGAGCAGTACGGTCCACAACGCATAGTCCTGGCTGTACCGATACCCTTCGTCATACCGGGGCTCGTGTTCACCGAAGGCCGATCGCCGCCACATAACCGAACTGTGGCAGAAGGCGTTGTGGAACAACATGTGCCATCGAATCGCCGTATCGCTCGTGGGCCACACGTAATCGCCGAGAGCACGCCCTTCTGCATCAATCACCCGGCAAGCGGTCCCGACCAGTCCGACCTGTGGGCGGCTCTCCATAAGTTTCACTTGGGATTCCAGCCGACGGCGCATCGACACATCGTCGGCATCCTGTCTGGCGACATACTCTCCTTGAACGATGGATAGGGCTCGATTCAGCGATTTGGTCAAGCCGAGATTGTGCTCGTTCTTCAACAGCTTAATCCTTCGGTCGCGCTCCGCGTGATTGTTCAGGATCAAAGCAGTGTCGTCGGTGGATCCATCGTCCACGATAATAAATTCATAATCACGCCATGTCTGATTGAGCACTCCTCTCAGCGCCTCTTCGAGGTACTGCTCCCCTTGGTAGACCGACATGACAACGCTGACCTTAGGCGGCATCGGGTGTTACCTCAGCCCAAATCTCCCCCCATCGGACTTCCTGATGCGTAATCCGGCAACCGGCCTGCCGCATCTCTTCATCAAATGACTCGAGGGTATATTCCGTTTCATGCGTATCATCCAGCCTCCACTCGACCCCCAATTCTCGTTTGAGCGGGACCTGCCAATCGCGCTCGAACAACGGAATGCGGATCAGGAACCTCGAAGGACGCACGCGGGCCGAGACACCGCGAAGGAACTCCGGACGGGATGACAGATGCTCGAGAATATTAGACAGCACCACCACGTCGAAGGACTGCTCGCCGAACGATGCCAGACCGTCCTGCACTCGATACTCGACTCTTGGATGTGAATGCTGCCGCCTCGCGGCGTCGATATTTCCCGAGACCAGATCGATGCCGAGAACCCTCGCTCCAGCCCGTTCCGCGATGTCGAACGCGACGGCTCCGATTCCACAGCCGATGTCCAGCACCCGCTCGTGGGCCCGAATTCTCCTGACAAAGAAATCGTGATACTTCGTGTGGCGATGCTTGGTATGAACGCCTCCTCCATACCTGACGGCCGTCTTCCCGAGAATGGGATACAGCGCGGCTTGCATCCGAAATAGAAACCGCAGGGATTCATCGGCCGGCAAAGTCGCCGCCCGTTCGATTGCGAGCCCTGTGATCAGCCGCTCGAGGGCCGGAGTATCGAGACGTTTCAGGAGAGCAGCCGCCACTCTGGTCAGACCGTGTATTTGCGGTATCATTGGAATGTATCTTCCCGATCCAGACTCAAGCCGCGGCGGACAGCTCCCCGAGCAACTCCAACTCCATCTCGACGATCCTGTCCAACGAGCAGGAGTGGACGACGTACTCCCGTGCGCTGTTGCCCATTCTGCATTGCAGAGAACGATCGCCGAGCACCGACTCGATCGCCGATCGTATTTCCACGGGAGATGTGCCGCAGAGAAATCCGTTGGACCGGTGTTGGATTACTTCACGAATTCCGGGGACGTCGGTTCCAATGACAGGACTTCCGCATGCCATAGCCTCCAGCAGGGCTTTGGGATGTCCTTCGATAAGCGAGGGCATGATGAACGCCGCCGCGGTGGTCAGGAGCGCCGGCAGGCGGTGGTTAGGTATGTTGCCCAACAATCGGACCGGAAGATTCTCCCGTTCGATCTCCCGACGCAACCGCTCGCCCAATGAACCGTTCCCGATAATTAGCAGTTCCACAGACAATCCCCGGACGGCTTCAATCAGCGCCAGCGGATTCTTTTCTTCGTCAAGCCGCCCGACATACATCAAGCGATTCGCCACCCGCCCACCGTTTGCCTCGGGGATAAAGATCGTCGTGTCCACGTAGTTGGGAATCACGCGAACCAGGTCAGGACTGATCTGGTACCGTTTGAGAATCGTTTCTCGAATGGCAGGGGTGGTCACGACCACACGGTCCGCGCCAGCAAAGATCGTCCGTTCGAGATCCCGAGCCCGGCGAGCTTGGGATGAATGATCCCCGTATATGCGCGCGGCATTGTTCGATGGCAGATAGCCGCAGCGGGCTATGAACGGCTTCCCATACCGCCGTGCGGCAAGTTGAGCGACATCGGCTCCCTGAATCTGGTTACTCTTGACGATGACGTTCCGCTTCTTACGCCAGGGCGGCACCCACGACATCAACCTGCCGTACCACCGCTTCGGCACGGCCCATTTGTTGTACACGATGCGAATGCCCTGGACAGAGGCGCCCAGACTGTTTTCCGATTCCCCACCGTAGGTGACAAAGGCCACTCCTTGGAGATGCGGTCGCATCGACTGATAGAGCGAGACTTCCCGTTCAAGCAGACCCGCATCCTTCCAAGCCTGAAGGGAGACTCCGCGCGTAAAGTACAGGACGAGGTTTGCGTCGATGTGAGCCTGTGGCATGCTATTTTCTTTCGAGAACGACCCAGAGCGTGCCGGCATAGAGGTTCTTGACCGCAAGGTCGGGCCTCATGAGGATCCTTCGCGCCCATGTCTTGACCATACCCCTCCAGCCGCTCCCCTCGTTCGCCGTGCCTTCATAGTCCTCTTGCACAATACGCATGCCGTTCTTCTCCGCCCGATATCGAACGAACCGCTCCGCCTCCTCGGGACAAAAAAACCACTTATGACGGTCCGGCGGAGGCTCAACGGGCAACCCATAAAACTTCATCGGTTGGTCTGGTCGATAGTCACCCCGTCGCAGCATGTTGTAGAAATCCACCCACGCGTTGGGGAGGGACACGATGACGTATTTCTGACTGACACGGCATACCTCGTCGAAGACGGCATGGATGTTATCGACATGCTCCAGCACATCCAGGCAGAGCACGGATGTAAACGACCGGTCGGGAAAGGGCAGCGGCGATCTTTCGAGATCAACGACGCGGTCTACTCGTCCCCCGAGGCCAATGCCGCAATAGTGAGTTTCTGATGGCAGATGCTCCCGGAGATGACAGGCATCGGCGCCCACATCAAGGATGCGTCCTGCGAGAATGTCCCGGTACTTGAGCCATACATACTTGGCCTTCGTCTGACGATCCGTATAGACGTATCCCGTGTCGAACTTTCTGTCGATCGACGAAGTCATCATGCCTTTATCCGACGATCAGACGAAGCGCCTGGCTTCCTGAGCACCATGCCGTTCTGTCCGCCGTAGCGTGCTATTCCGTCAGGTACCCTCCGGCGGGACACCAAGGTATGGAGCACGGAAAAGCCCATCGCGATGGCAAGGTCACTTGCGTGCGACAGGGACACCTTCAAGTTTGTGCCGTTCACTCTGGCTGGCAGCTCCTCAAACCCTCGTCCCAATCGAAAGCGTTCGGTGAACCGATCAGCCAGGTAGAGCCATCTGGATGACCGGTTGAAGGACCATCCGTATTTTCGTCCGAAGTAGAGCACTGCAACCCCTTCCGGCCTGAGAACCCGGTACGTCTCCTCGAGGTAACGTTTAAAAACACTGAACTTCTCAACGTGCTGCAACACGATGAAGGAATACACACAATCGATTGCATTCGATGGTACCGGCAATGTGGTTCCATCCGTTTTGAATAACAGACTGTTGCACACCCCTCGCTCTCTCAGCGCCTCAACGACCTGAGCATTGTGATTGTGGATGTCGGTTCCGATGACTTGTCGAAAAGAGCGGCTCGCGGCGGCCAAGAGCCTCCCTCCACCGTGTCCTATCTCCAATGCGACTTTGTCCTCTGGATTCGCCATATACGGAGCCATGGGCAATGCGATATGGAACATGAAATCCCAATGTCCCCTGATAAAAGACGATTCCTTATCTTTTCCATTGTCGAACCATCCGAAGAAATAGTCGTCGCCTTGTCCGGCTGCGTTCGCAATCTCTTCCCGAAACCCTACGACATGCCCACGCCGCTCGATGTCTTTTCCAATTCCCATGTCTGCCAGTTCGGGTATGCCGGAGTGAAAGGTTTCGTTTCGCTGACGCTAACCCGCGGCTTCCTTCAGAAGCGTGAGATACTTGTCCGCCACCTCGTCCATGGTCGGCACCACGATGAGTCGCTGAAACACTTCGTAATTGGATGCCATCACATCCAATTGCGAAATAATCTCCTCAGGTTCGCTGAACGGCAATCCGCCGGATCCCACCAGCTCGGGATGCCCGCCGTCATTCCGGTACAGGACCGGCAGGCCACAGGCGAGGGCCTCGATCACGGCGTTCGAACAGGGGTCGTTCTGGCTGGCGGTCAGATAGACGTCATGCTGCCGAAGCAGGGCCCCGAGCTGTTCGGAAGGAACCGCGGGCAGGCTCCGAATCCGTTCAAACGGCTCCGACGCATTACCCACGAACGTGAAGTCGAACCGGTCCCAATCCAGGTGACGTTCGAGCCATTTATAGACCGGCCCACCCTTGCGGGCATTGTTCGACCAGCTGGTGGCGATCAGACGGATCTTCCGCGAACCGTCGAACGGCACGCGGCCACGCCGGTGAAAGATGTCCGGATCGACCGTATTTTGGATGATCACGGGTTTGACGGGTTTGTAGCTCATCTCGGCGATGCGCTGATACGTCCATGTGGACTGCAGCACCGTCGAAGAGGCAAACCGGGCATTTAGGTCGAAACAGAGTTCGTCCTTCTCACGGTCGAATCCTCTGATTAAATGAATGGGGCCGTCGATCCGATGCACCGCTCGAAGCGGTCGCCGCCGGCTGAACTCCAGGAATTGTTCCACATCGAAATGGACGGAGTTCAGCAAATAGACATCGATGTCGTCTCGAAGCTGATTCTCCACCACGCAGACGCCGCGTCGACGCAGCGCCTTGCGTAGGGCCAACATGAATTGATTGCCTCCTCCGTACGGCGGTGCAAAGAACCGATGCCAGAGACAGACCTTCAATGTATGTCCCCTCCAGGCTTTCAAGACGCGCCGAATGACCCCTGCCGGTGGCCGTGGCGGCGGCGCGGCATCTCCGCTCGTCCATTTCGGCTTCCGGGCCATGGCGCCCTTCCCAATTCTGTCGTAAATGTCGCGAAACAGCGCGGCTACCGCTTCGGGTCGGTGGCGCGTCAGCACGTTGCGGTAATGTGTATCGACCGTACCGGATAGATAATTGGTCTGAATGTCTCGCCGAATCATTCCGACCGCCTCAACGGGAGTCCGGTACAGGCATGACGGATCGAGCAGATCGGGAGCCAAACCGACAGGAGTGCTGATC from Nitrospira japonica harbors:
- a CDS encoding methyltransferase domain-containing protein gives rise to the protein MMTSSIDRKFDTGYVYTDRQTKAKYVWLKYRDILAGRILDVGADACHLREHLPSETHYCGIGLGGRVDRVVDLERSPLPFPDRSFTSVLCLDVLEHVDNIHAVFDEVCRVSQKYVIVSLPNAWVDFYNMLRRGDYRPDQPMKFYGLPVEPPPDRHKWFFCPEEAERFVRYRAEKNGMRIVQEDYEGTANEGSGWRGMVKTWARRILMRPDLAVKNLYAGTLWVVLERK
- a CDS encoding glycosyltransferase family 2 protein, which codes for MSETATKKSSRPTVFAVIPVFNRLALTRDCLRCLQAQSYSRLVIIVADGGSSDGTEDAIKREYPSVVLIRGDRELWWTGAMRVGIEYALEHRTSDEDVVLMMNNDTLIDSYYVETLVRVSREHKAAVGGLIVDSEEPSRIVDAGESIDWESYTFPVKTTVGAGEVFYDQIDLLSGRGTLVPMTMILQAGNVNAEVFPHYIADCEFFCRLRRHGFRLGVSYEAVVLAKVAETGIVLKSSRLKVREAWELLFSERSAENIRNHWRFIHHCAPVQWRSRAKRLLVLRQLRMIVLKTWMEWVAFPFLWCAQGLRRRSS
- a CDS encoding class I SAM-dependent methyltransferase; the protein is MGIGKDIERRGHVVGFREEIANAAGQGDDYFFGWFDNGKDKESSFIRGHWDFMFHIALPMAPYMANPEDKVALEIGHGGGRLLAAASRSFRQVIGTDIHNHNAQVVEALRERGVCNSLLFKTDGTTLPVPSNAIDCVYSFIVLQHVEKFSVFKRYLEETYRVLRPEGVAVLYFGRKYGWSFNRSSRWLYLADRFTERFRLGRGFEELPARVNGTNLKVSLSHASDLAIAMGFSVLHTLVSRRRVPDGIARYGGQNGMVLRKPGASSDRRIKA
- a CDS encoding class I SAM-dependent methyltransferase is translated as MIPQIHGLTRVAAALLKRLDTPALERLITGLAIERAATLPADESLRFLFRMQAALYPILGKTAVRYGGGVHTKHRHTKYHDFFVRRIRAHERVLDIGCGIGAVAFDIAERAGARVLGIDLVSGNIDAARRQHSHPRVEYRVQDGLASFGEQSFDVVVLSNILEHLSSRPEFLRGVSARVRPSRFLIRIPLFERDWQVPLKRELGVEWRLDDTHETEYTLESFDEEMRQAGCRITHQEVRWGEIWAEVTPDAA
- a CDS encoding glycosyltransferase family 2 protein, with protein sequence MPPKVSVVMSVYQGEQYLEEALRGVLNQTWRDYEFIIVDDGSTDDTALILNNHAERDRRIKLLKNEHNLGLTKSLNRALSIVQGEYVARQDADDVSMRRRLESQVKLMESRPQVGLVGTACRVIDAEGRALGDYVWPTSDTAIRWHMLFHNAFCHSSVMWRRSAFGEHEPRYDEGYRYSQDYALWTVLLRSAKAENLEVPLVAYRSHDRNIEATSRAAQQDSADNIAAQAIDELLGDELINRENLRTLRQWYNRWPDRLVASDRHVCALYLRILSAFVRVHSSRSGDMAEICRSVVERVLSSLTGSSPIELWRAGLAGTLLQLDGPFVMKFMGRGYWKRMKSLLRPVVRPAINERDTRRRL
- a CDS encoding glycosyltransferase, giving the protein MNRPKVHMTGGDGTGWALDEDLRLTRQALSDIVEFSDLDHCEVIHSVWWESLLRVPEAIAVRAFVVCHMSGEPFRYLTLPQHRHVVGLVDCWIAQTAEAARQCRAVGLPHIVVPYTTDVAKFHPISAGDTVLGELGRTWRLPTDRYLLGNFHRDSAGFDLSIPKRTKGPDIFCEIVRGLHREGHAVHAVLAGPRRHWVRKRFAEWGVPYTFVGQLMEEDDYQTNMLPQQVLNQLYNLLDLCVVSSRSEGGPRTLMEAAAARRKVISTPVGLAPDLLDPSCLYRTPVEAVGMIRRDIQTNYLSGTVDTHYRNVLTRHRPEAVAALFRDIYDRIGKGAMARKPKWTSGDAAPPPRPPAGVIRRVLKAWRGHTLKVCLWHRFFAPPYGGGNQFMLALRKALRRRGVCVVENQLRDDIDVYLLNSVHFDVEQFLEFSRRRPLRAVHRIDGPIHLIRGFDREKDELCFDLNARFASSTVLQSTWTYQRIAEMSYKPVKPVIIQNTVDPDIFHRRGRVPFDGSRKIRLIATSWSNNARKGGPVYKWLERHLDWDRFDFTFVGNASEPFERIRSLPAVPSEQLGALLRQHDVYLTASQNDPCSNAVIEALACGLPVLYRNDGGHPELVGSGGLPFSEPEEIISQLDVMASNYEVFQRLIVVPTMDEVADKYLTLLKEAAG
- a CDS encoding glycosyltransferase family 2 protein, whose amino-acid sequence is MTDPLITVVICTYNRAGLLAGALQTVCAQTLEGSRYEILVVDNNSTDDTAQVVGQWQHGPATVRYVFESKQGLSFARNRGYEEARGEYVAYLDDDCKVTAGWLATAVRVIEKEKALIFGGPYFAFYDTEKPKWFRDEYGSHVQGDVSRALTDQEYLDGANMFINRRLLQGLGGFNPRFGMAGNDLGYGEEVRFQRHAREHRAGLAIRYEPELYVHHLVSRKKMTLRWKLHQMFVMGHAWHRLIHEGVRDLATVTDVLKEAVRTIRALCLDVVRGVLRRDRSRYRFLQNYLYEHSFVSVHRLGQLHEQFIGLMAARRGRA
- a CDS encoding glycosyltransferase family 4 protein, translated to MPQAHIDANLVLYFTRGVSLQAWKDAGLLEREVSLYQSMRPHLQGVAFVTYGGESENSLGASVQGIRIVYNKWAVPKRWYGRLMSWVPPWRKKRNVIVKSNQIQGADVAQLAARRYGKPFIARCGYLPSNNAARIYGDHSSQARRARDLERTIFAGADRVVVTTPAIRETILKRYQISPDLVRVIPNYVDTTIFIPEANGGRVANRLMYVGRLDEEKNPLALIEAVRGLSVELLIIGNGSLGERLRREIERENLPVRLLGNIPNHRLPALLTTAAAFIMPSLIEGHPKALLEAMACGSPVIGTDVPGIREVIQHRSNGFLCGTSPVEIRSAIESVLGDRSLQCRMGNSAREYVVHSCSLDRIVEMELELLGELSAAA